actagaagtgaaataaaatcagtaataagaaacctccatgcaaacaaaagtccaggaccagatggcttcactggggaattctatcaaacatacaaagaagagctcatactgatccttctcaaactcttccaaaagattgaagaggagggaatactcctaaactcattctatgaagccacaatcaccctgataccaaagctatacaaagacactaccaaaaaagaaaactatatgcCAATTATcattgatgaacacagatgaaaaatcctcaacaaaatattagcaaacggaatccaacaacacataaaaaaggttatacaccatgatcaagttgggttcatcttagggacacaaggatggttcaacatatgcaaatcaatcaaagAGATACACCACAACagtaagagaaaggacaaaatcacatgatcatctcaataaatgcagaaaaagcatttgataaaattcaacacccatttatgacaaaaacttaCCAAAGTtggtatacagggaacatatctcaacataatgaaagctatttatgacaaacctacagccagcaaaataatcaatggtgaaaagttgaaagccttcctgctaaaatctggaacaagacaaggatgcccactctcaccactcctattcaacatagtcctggaagtcctagccacagcagtcaggcaagagaaagaaataaaagggatccaaattggaagagaagagataaaattgccactatatgtggatgaaatgatactatatagagaaaaccctaaatgctccacacaaaaactactagagctgataaaagaattcatcaaggtagcaggacacaagattaacatatggaaataagttgcatttctttacactaacaatgaaatatcagaaaaggaaagtaaagaaacaatttcttttaaaattgcatccccaaaaaaaaaatacttttccaataaatctgaccaaggaagtgaaagacttatacatggagaactacaaaacactgactaaggaaattaaagatgacttaaagaaatggaaagatatcccatgttcttggattggaagaattaatactgttgaaatggccatactacccaaagctatctacagatttaatgtgatccttatcaaattaccaggacatttttcacagaactaggacaaataatcctaaaattcatatggaatcacaaaagattcAGAATTGCTggagcaatactgaagaaaaagaatgaagctggaggaatcctctcagacttcagaaaatactgcagagctacagtaatcaaaacagcatggtattggtacaaaaacagatatatggatcaatgaaacagaatagagagcccagaaacaaacacacagacttttggtcaactaacctttgacaaaggaggcaagaatatacaatggagtaaagacagtctcttcagcaaatggtgttgggaaggccagacagctgcatgtaaatcaatgaagttagattactccctcacaccatatacaaaaataaacttaaaatggcttaaggacttaaacataagaaaagacaTTATAagccttttagaagaaaacatagagaaaacattatctgacataaatctcagcaatgtcctcctagggcagtctacctaggcaatagatataaaagcaaaaattaacaaatggcacctaattaaacttataagcttttgcacagcaaaggaaaccataagcaaaacaaaaagacaacctacggaatgggagaaaagatttgcaaaaacGAGACTGACAagggttaatttccagaatatataaatagctcatataaccttaataaaagacaaacaaacaacccaatccaaaaatgggcagaagacttaaacaagcaattctccaatgaatacatacaaatggccaataggcacatgaaaaaaatgctcaatatcactagttatcagagagatgcaaatcaaagctacaaagtatcacttcataccagtcagaatagccatctttcaaaagtctacaaatgataaatgttggagaggctgtggagaaaagggaaccctccatacactgttggtaggaatgtagtttggtgtagccgttatggaaaacagtatgaagattcctcaaaaaactaagaatagacttaccatatgatcctgcaatcctactcctgggcacatatccagagggaactctaattcaaaaagataacatgcaccccaatgttcatagcagcactatttacaatagccaagacatggaaacaacctaaatgtccattgacagaagactggacaaagaagttgtggtgtatttatacaatggaatactactcagccataaaaaagaataaaataataccatttggagcaacatggatggatctggagattatcattctaagtgaagtaagccaaatagaaaaaaacccatatgatatcactcacatgtggaatctaaaaagagagaagacactaatgaactcatctacaaaacagaaacagactcacagacatagtaaacaatcttatggctactgGGGGAAAAGttgtgagaagggataaatttgggagttacagatttgcaaatactaactactatatataaaaatagataaaaaaattacttctgtatagcacagggaaatatattcaatatcttgtaataacctttaatgaaaaggaatattaaaatgaatatatgtatatatatatatatatatatatatatatatatatatatatatatatatatacatgactgggacattatgctgtacaccagaaatttacacattgtaactgactatatgtcaataataaataaatacatacatacatatatacataaaataaagttaaaaacaacaaaaaagacattaATTTTCACAGTTCTAAGGGAAGAAACTGTAATTATAATTGATTACTAAATTATACATCaagtaaatattttgaatatattgtatgtatttttattatttgtccaCACATGAAATTATCCTTGGAGACAATATTGCCCAGTTGATGCATCTCTTCTCCCTTGTACCTTAAACCAAAATTCTTCCTTGCTCTCTCCCAAAGATCAACTTAGCCAGTTTTAAATTATCATCTCCTTCATTTACATGCAGAGCAATTTAGGTCCTAATTTCCTCAAATCTGCATACTCAGTTTTACCAATAAACAAAAGGCCTCCTAGTTACCAATTCCACACCTAGAGAGTGCTGTGAGATTATAAGTAgcaataattatttctttattcctgTTACGCGTGCTACAATATCACTGAGTGTCTGTGTGTAGTGCATTaggataaacatttactattACATTTAATAACATTTGACACCTTTGTAAGCATAGATGTAATTTAGTGAGTTGGATGTAACTTACATACCgatgatagaaaacaaactctatgtaagaaaaatatatatcgAAAATGAAAGAGTTGAACAGATGAATTTGAAAAAGCTCTAGGAAAATAGAAACCAGGGAAGGAATCTGAACTTCAAGTTTCACAAAGATGGAGCTGTAGTTAGCTGCAGGGCTTGGACTAATTTCATCCTAGCCTTGCCACTTGGGACATCAACACTGTCTTCCTTAGATTCAATTGGCAAAATTCTAGGGACGGATTCAGATGATACTGGCTTGAGTAACGTGACCATTTTTGTGGCCAGAGACACAACCTCCCCTAGAACCAAAATTCTAGGAGTGGAAAGAGGAGCaattttccaaaaagaaagggTTATTTTCCAGAAGGGGTAGATATCCTAGGAATATAAAATACTCACAAATAAGGATAGGTGTTGTTAAATCTACTTTACACATGAGAAAGCCAGAACTTAGTAAGTTAAATAATTGACAGAGAAATCACACAGGTACTAAGTCATGGATAAGGTAAGAATCAAGGACAGTTTTTTCCTCACTATAAAACTCATGGAACTCAGCCAGGGAAAGAggagttaaataaattatatatcaaGCACTGCATTttaaaggaacacacacacacacacacacacacacaccccaatacTCCAGTGTATCAGCTGGAGTGTTAGATCTTTTGAGAATCAGAGAATCAAAGAATCAGACTAGGCCAACCAGTTTTAAAGAGAAACAATTATGAAGGAAAATGGCTTTTGCAATATCCATTCACTCATAGCTTCTAGCTACACTTTTTGCTGAATGACAAGGTAGTTAGACACTCTTGCTATCCGATTATCTCTACAAGCTAGATGGACTCAGATATGAACAATACTCTTACTTGATTTACCTCTGGGACGATACACATAAGATCTTTGTATATATACCAAGACTCTGGCAAAGATATGAGATGGGGGGATGGGTAAGTGTACCTTGTGGTaatgaaaacacttaaaatttttagacattcctgtttttgaaaactcccTTATACATTTCTGCCACCTCAGGCTCCAGTCTCTTTACATATTAATGGGccctatttctcatttttctcttggaaGCAGTCAAGCTGCTAAGAATACAAACAATGATAACAAAGCAACTAGAGCAGAAACAAATTCCTCCCAAAATTTTATGTAGAATAACCCAATACTTAACTCTTTTGAAAGCCTTCCCAGAGGCCCAGTTTTTTATGCCCATGAAATTTGCATGtgataacaaatttaaaaaggataaaagCATAGATTAAAAGGAAGTCTCCCTCTCACCATTATGTCCCTATTCCCTTCCATAGAGGCAACACTATTACTAGTGtctcatgtatctttccaaaAGAGTACAGAATCAATACATGATCAATATGTGatcaaatttttttatattttttaagttttcaaaaattatagTATAATATAGTGTTTAACATCTTGCTATTTTCACTTAACACTATCTTAGAGATTGTtcttctatatattatatatatataatatacatatataatatatatatatagctgtcTCATAGTGTTTAAGAATATCTGTTGTAGAGATGGaccataatttatataaatacaaacCCTTACCAATGGATTTGAAATTTTCCCTATTATTTTGGTAGAACAGTGCTACAGGAAATATCCCTGAGCATGTCATTTTGGAAAAGTATAtttgtaggataaattcctagatgAGTTATCCCATTCACATTTACTAAGACAGATATTGattaatatatttaacaaatatttattgagcatccacCTTATGCCAGGCACCATTACAGATGCTTGGATACATCAATGAACAAGGATCAAAAATCAATGAACATCAATGAACAAAAATCCTTGCTCTGACAGAGCTTATATTCTACTGTGAAAGGACAAacaatacaaataacaaataagtAAATCATATAGTGAGTTAGAAGATGCTGTTTTCTATGGGAGAAAATCAAAGCTGAGTAAGGGGAAATTGTGAGTACATGTATGAAGCATATACAATTTACAACAGGGTGGTCAAGGCAGACATCATTGAGACAGTGATATTTGAGCAAAGATTTGAAAGAGGTGAGAGATATCCATGAGGCTACCTAAAGAAGCACTTTCCAGACATGGGAAAGTGTCAAATGTTACATCTTATCTCACTAAAGATATCTGTTTTaggttttctggggttttttccccttatttgtTACACAgcctttatttttagtttagttttgaaTCTTCTGATAATTTGGAAGTTTTGCCCTTTTTTCTACCTGTTACATTTACAAACACAATTTTACTTAATGTTTACTGAGCAATGATAGGAAAAAATCAGTATCCAATTTTTATtgattgtattatttttcttagggcattatttaaatatatacttatgtGTCTGTTACTTACCTTCCCAGATTTTTTGATCCCCagctataaaagaagaaattcccCTTCTAGTTCCAACTTTTGCTAGTTAGGTCTACATTGATAGTGcttacaaaattttaattttctgtttatatatatataaatgtatgttttaatCTTACTTTATAACTAAGTTGATTTAATGCTCACTGTTGTATTGGTACTTTTACACTAGATCCTCATTTTTGGGGGTGGTCTGAAATTTAAATCAATCTTCTAAAAAAAACTCAAGAGAACTCTATTTctcaagttcttacatgttcaaaaaaacatgtgaaaaatatACGTTTTTGGTGCAGGGGGCAGGCAAAGGATTTGTTACACATGTTGAGTAGGAAAATACCACCTCTAAGATTTGTGACTATACTTGGGAAAGTTACATTCTAGTGACTACATTTCTCATTGAACCTCTGGCTAATCAATGATTTGACTCTTGCTTCTGACTCACCATTTAGCTCTCATAGAGTTTCCAAAAGACTTAGagggaaaagttttaaaaaggaacttgtATAAAAAGtcttaacattaaaaaacagAATGCTTGCCTACTTTATTATGATTAGAAATTAGAAACTAATAACCAAcattaaaataatagttaaattGTGTTCCCGTACATTGGAATACTACATGATCATTAATaattatgcttttaaaatgtaaattaaaattcaggAAAACACTAGCACTATAAtggtaaatttcttttttttaaagcaggataCAGAATTGTATGCTTGTTAGCAGTTAAAGCTGAGTTTCGAGGAAATTGTTATTTGGTATTATAATTAATTCTTCTCTATACATTTACTACTTtttcaattacaaaataaatattacagGGCTTAATACTTCTAAAGTACTTAGAACAATTTCTGGCACACAGAAATAGTACAATATAAAATGTTGAATTAAAAATAGTGAATTCATACGTGTATGTATTTTGGCAATGAAAGAACATGATTAAAGATTACTTACAATGGGCCAATGCTCCTCGAGTTCCTCTTCCAGCCCCTCTTCCAGGACAGAGTactaatgtttttgcaaaatgtATCAAAACCATAAAACTTGAACTTCAGCAACCTCTAGCCAAAGAATGCTCTTCCATCTCTAATAAGCTTCACTCTTTCATCCTCTGCATCCTCTGCTTCTCTGCCCTCCAGACCTCTCACTCACTTCCTTATattcctttccccctcctctgtcctctccagtcattttccttcttccctagTCAAGCCCACTCCAACTTTTCCCAGGCCAGTTCCAAACTGGGCtctggccctgcccctcctccagcatTCTATTAACCCATTCCCCTCTGAACAGTCAAGACAGCCACAGTGTCCTAGGGCCTGGAGACCCTCCATTACCCTTTCCCCAATGAACCCATCACTGCTtgtccctccctttctttcctcatcGCCTTTacctccctccttttttctcctttgtcagGTTACCACCCCTCAACCACTCCATGCACTctctccttcacctatttctAAGGGTGTGACTTAGGGCCTCATCATGATTTTCATGAACCCAAGGCAGCTTTATCTTCTTGGGCCCTTTGTTCTATGACtttcaaatatacataaatacataatattttacaTCTCTTTTGGTATAAAACAAAGATAATCCAGGATAGATTAATTATTATGTACACATTATTACTATGTTcactttcttctgattttaaaagaaattaaaacatcccTGTGGAATCTTAAAAGTGTAGTGGGCCCTAGGAACAGTGCATACTATGCCCAAAGGATAAATCAGACCTGCTAATACCTCTGAACCACATCCTTCACCTGATACTTTAAGAGGCAAGGCCACATCCCTAACTTCAATTCTCATGAGAAACACAGTGTTTAacatatgtattaattttatttttgaataaacaaACATAAGGAAAAAAGCTTAACTTATCATGTAATTTCCATGAGAGACAGGTAcattccagaaaagaaaatgcatattttaacCCCACTTTGCAGAAATATATGGCACAATTTATGGCAAGATTTAAGAAAAATGGTTTAACTCTACCTTGCTGATAAGCAATAATACAGTTGGGTTTCTGAGTAGATCACTATAGCACATAAAATACAGAAGCCTATAAACAAGCTAACAGTCAATAACATTAATGTGGGTTTGCTGCAAATGTTTATTCTTATGCTAGCAGTTTCTCAAATTATAAATCAAGTGTATTTGTGTACAACTTGCTGCATTTCTATAACAAAGAGATGAAGGCACAGTTAGTGCAAGCAGAATAAAGTCCATTATCAAGGGTGCTGGGGAAAGGGGCAGTCTTGCTTtgctttttcaaagaaaaaagctCGAAACAGATACATTTCAATTACGAGttctggtaatttttttcttggctaGAAACTAATAGCAACCTGACAAAAGCCAATGGATTTATAATAGCAAGGTATTCACATGCTTAGAGAATTCACTGCCTTCTAcatttcctgaaaatgtttacATTACTGCAGTACTAGATGGAATGCACTGTTAAATATATTTGGACATAGTTTCATACTGAGACTACCAGGAAGAGACAAAAGTTAAGATTGTAATTAATTTATGGTTAAGTTTTAGTTATTGTAAATGAAGGCTCCTTATCTGGGAGCCCACCTACACCAACCTCTCTGTTTCAGCGATCAATATCTTCTGCCTGGGAGTCCAGGCATTGGCCTTTAGCACCCTCAAAAGCAGCCGCCCCGTTCTCATAAGTGACTTTGTCATAAACCAGGTCATTACATTGTCTGACCAATCCCTCTTGCTCAGTCTCAAGTGCTTCTCCTGTGAAGTATAACACGGCTCTTGGGATGACAAAGGTGCGCAAAGTGTGAGCAATGAAGACGTCTTCCTCATCTTCATCAGCATCCAGACCCCAGCGGAGAGCACTGAAGAAGTTGAAGAAGGACTCTCGAGGAAATTCCTGGGTCACTGTGCGCATCAGTCCCCAGAACCTGTGCCTCTGCTTCTTCTGGACCGTTTGCACAGTGACgttctttccctccttccagtCTATCTTGCAGCCAATGCAATGTTCCACCGCAGATCCCCTAAAGGGGTGGGGGTCAGAGTAATGGAGCTTAGATTTGAGCGTGTAAGTTTTGGTCAGCATCTCATTTGTGAAGTAGTCGTTGGGTTCAAAGTGAAATTCCAGAGTGAAGGCGAGGGGCTCGTCGGGTTTTGAAAACTTGACTTTCACGTCTCGCAAGAGCTTCAGAATGGGCTCGTCATACTTCTGAATCAACGGAGAGACCTCCTCGACGTTCTTTAAAACCGTGAGCCAGAAATGGGGGATCCCTGTAGGCTCCTCCTTCTCCTCGTCCACATTATGTCCCTCGATTCCTCCATATTCCCCAAACACATCCTCCACATCCTCAAAATCTTCCTCGCAATACTCCTCCAAGTCTTCATACTCCGGATTCTCCTCCGGACCCTGCATCTGGGCATTTGAATCATCTCCGATCTCATTGTAATCATAGTCCTCGGCCGCAGACTTCACCTCACACTCCTCTTTCGTGGGCTCGTAGAGCGCATTGATGATCTGGCGTCTCTTTTCCAATAAGGGCCCATAGATGCCGGCAAATTTCCTCTCAATGGAATGAAATTCCCTCAAGTACTTGGCTTCTAGACCTGCAGATTTGGCCTGAAGCTTTTTGAGAGCGTACACTCGGTATTTAACTGCCAGAGGCAGGTTCTCAATAAAGTCCTCGTCTAAGGAGTACCCCATCAAGGCCTGTGGAAAGGCTTCGGCTGCCACCGCGCCGACTAATTGGCCCTCTTCACCAGCTGCGCCCTGTTCCCCAAGCCCTTCCATTATTAGCTTTTTGACAGGAAAAGACTCACCGAAGTGGAGGAGACGGCTGCGGGGTGGGACGCGGGCACCCGCGGGGGTTAAGATGGAGGCAGAATCTAAAGCGGaagcggctgctgctgctgctgtggaagCCGTCCTGAGGGGGAGGAAGCAGCGGAGTGGCAGACGGGCGCAATACCACGGCAGGCCTAAGGCTGCCGCCCGAGAAGCCTACCAAACAGCTTTTCCCACTAGCTGCCTGAACAGGAGGAGGAGGTGCCGCAAGATGATTGCGCAGACAATGAccctggaaactttttttttccgtCAAAGCTCACCTTATTCGTTGAGTAGCTGTGATTGACAAACTCTCGTCCAATGAATGAGTGATTAGATCCGTCACACTTCCAGAGCCACCTCCTTTCCCGGTGGAAGCAGCTCCAAAATTTCTAGCCGGGAGGGGTTAAGGACGATCTAGTTGGGGAGGAGCAGATTGAAACTAACGAAGATCCTAAGTAACCGTGAGAAAACTTTATCTGAGAAAAGCAGAAAGTACAGGCAAGGGGAGTTATTAGAGGCCTGAAACGTGACTTCCAAGCCTCTTTTATATAGACAAATTAATAGATCTAATACGAATGACCACTAAGAGAATTTTGTTAAATAATCTTTTCGATAACATATATGCTTTCTTTTTATCCCATGTTTAACAAATAttacagttaaattttttttaaaaagagcccaAGTTTGCAGCTATAATGTGATCTGTAattacaaaac
This Camelus bactrianus isolate YW-2024 breed Bactrian camel chromosome X, ASM4877302v1, whole genome shotgun sequence DNA region includes the following protein-coding sequences:
- the LOC105063587 gene encoding nucleosome assembly protein 1-like 2 → MEGLGEQGAAGEEGQLVGAVAAEAFPQALMGYSLDEDFIENLPLAVKYRVYALKKLQAKSAGLEAKYLREFHSIERKFAGIYGPLLEKRRQIINALYEPTKEECEVKSAAEDYDYNEIGDDSNAQMQGPEENPEYEDLEEYCEEDFEDVEDVFGEYGGIEGHNVDEEKEEPTGIPHFWLTVLKNVEEVSPLIQKYDEPILKLLRDVKVKFSKPDEPLAFTLEFHFEPNDYFTNEMLTKTYTLKSKLHYSDPHPFRGSAVEHCIGCKIDWKEGKNVTVQTVQKKQRHRFWGLMRTVTQEFPRESFFNFFSALRWGLDADEDEEDVFIAHTLRTFVIPRAVLYFTGEALETEQEGLVRQCNDLVYDKVTYENGAAAFEGAKGQCLDSQAEDIDR